In a genomic window of Larus michahellis chromosome 3, bLarMic1.1, whole genome shotgun sequence:
- the MRPS18A gene encoding large ribosomal subunit protein mL66, protein MAAGEPALPAGGSGSDGSAGDGKMAAPSLLRGGLRRLFTGLFGNGWASPPTRALREVVEVTEGNTTTIEGRIIEDAETPTPPNPSGQCPICRWNLKHKYSYVDVLLLSQFIRSDGGMLPRRITGLCLEEHKKMVVCVQMAHRAGLLPNHRPPLPEGHISKKPKLNRYLTRWSIKSAKPIWKRGPKWCKKPMPVGHPLLKDNVKYTHKPLYLNH, encoded by the exons ATGGCGGCGGGAGAGCCCGCCCTTCCCGCCGGCGGAAGCGGGAGTGACGGCAGCGCCGGCGAcggcaagatggcggcgcccagcCTGCTGCGCGGCGGGTTGAGGCGGTTGTTCACTGGGCTTTTCGGAAACGGTTGGGCCTCGCCGCCGACCCGAGCCCTCCGGGAGG tcgTGGAGGTGACCGAAGGCAACACGACCACA ATTGAAGGGAGAATTATAGAGGATGCTGAAACACCAACTCCTCCAAACCCCTCTGGCCAGTGTCCCATCTGTCGCTGGAACCTGAAGCATAAGTACAGTTATGTG GACGTCTTGCTGCTGAGTCAGTTTATCCGCTCTGATGGAGGGATGCTGCCACGAAGGATTACAGGCCTCTGTTTGGAGGAACACAAGAAAATGGTTGTCTGTGTGCAGATGGCTCACCGTGCAG gtttGTTGCCAAACCACAGGCCTCCACTTCCTGAAGGGCATATTTCCAAGAAACCCAAGCTCAACAG GTATCTGACCCGCTGGTCCATCAAATCTGCAAAGCCCATCTGGAAGAGGGGCCCTAAGTGGTGCAAAAAGCCCATGCCAGTTGGACACCCTTTGCTGAAGGATAATGTCAAATATACACACAAGCCTCTCTATTTAAACCATTAG